The following proteins are encoded in a genomic region of Agromyces sp. CF514:
- the hpaD gene encoding 3,4-dihydroxyphenylacetate 2,3-dioxygenase, translated as MTDRTAPSHRDGMTLTSSGFYVSQEAPIHTDDPVPTPSVPAPDILRCAYMELVVTDLAASREFYVDVLGLYVTEEDDTAIYLRSTEEFIHHNLVLRVGPVAAVAAFSYRVRSNDDLDKAVAFYTELGCRVERRAEGFTKGIGDSVRVEDPLGFPYEFFYETTHVERLSWRYDLHTPGELVRLDHFNQVTPDVPRAVNFMQTLGFRVTEDIQDGEGVVYAAWMRRKPTVHDTAMTGGDGPRMHHVAFATHEKHNILAICDKLGALRRSDAIERGPGRHGVSNAFYLYLRDPDGHRVEIYTQDYYTGDPDNPVVTWDVHDNQRRDWWGNPVVPSWYTEASLVLDLDGNPKPVVARTDSSEMAVTIGADGFSYTRQGDEAKGFKLGNTL; from the coding sequence ATGACCGACCGCACCGCACCATCGCACCGAGATGGCATGACCCTGACCTCGTCGGGCTTCTACGTCTCGCAAGAGGCCCCGATCCACACCGATGACCCGGTGCCGACGCCCTCGGTGCCCGCCCCCGACATCCTGCGCTGCGCGTACATGGAACTCGTCGTCACCGACCTCGCCGCCTCGCGCGAGTTCTACGTCGACGTGCTCGGCCTCTACGTCACCGAAGAGGACGACACCGCGATCTACCTGCGCTCGACCGAGGAGTTCATCCACCACAACCTCGTGCTGCGGGTCGGCCCCGTCGCCGCCGTCGCCGCATTCTCGTACCGGGTGCGCTCGAACGACGACCTCGACAAGGCCGTCGCCTTCTACACAGAGCTCGGATGCCGCGTCGAACGCCGGGCCGAGGGCTTCACCAAGGGCATCGGCGACTCGGTGCGCGTCGAGGACCCGCTCGGCTTCCCGTACGAGTTCTTCTACGAGACCACCCATGTCGAGCGCCTCTCGTGGCGCTACGACCTGCACACGCCGGGTGAGCTCGTGCGCCTCGACCACTTCAACCAGGTCACGCCCGACGTGCCCCGCGCCGTGAACTTCATGCAGACGCTCGGGTTCCGTGTGACGGAGGACATCCAGGACGGCGAGGGCGTCGTCTACGCCGCGTGGATGCGGCGCAAGCCCACCGTGCACGACACCGCCATGACCGGCGGCGACGGCCCGCGCATGCACCACGTCGCGTTCGCCACGCACGAGAAGCACAACATCCTCGCGATCTGCGACAAGCTCGGCGCGCTGCGGCGATCGGACGCGATCGAGCGCGGCCCCGGGCGCCACGGCGTCTCGAACGCGTTCTACCTCTACCTGCGCGACCCCGACGGCCACCGTGTCGAGATCTACACGCAGGACTACTACACTGGCGACCCCGACAACCCCGTCGTCACGTGGGACGTGCACGACAACCAGCGCCGCGACTGGTGGGGCAACCCCGTCGTGCCCTCCTGGTACACCGAGGCCTCGCTCGTGCTCGACCTCGACGGCAACCCGAAGCCCGTCGTCGCCCGCACCGACTCCTCCGAGATGGCCGTGACGATCGGCGCCGACGGCTTTTCGTACACCCGCCAGGGCGACGAGGCGAAGGGCTTCAAGCTCGGCAACACCCTGTAG
- the hpaE gene encoding 5-carboxymethyl-2-hydroxymuconate semialdehyde dehydrogenase, with product MTDAPTTAYVPEGLPDRIRHYIDGEFVDSIDGDTFEVLNPVTNETYVLAAAGKQADVERAVAAARRAFTEGPWPRMLPRERSRVLHRIADIVESRDARLAELESFDSGLPITQALGQARRAAENFRFFADLIVAQADDAFKVPGKQMNYVNRKPIGVAGLITPWNTPFMLESWKLGPALATGNTVVLKPAEFTPLSASLWAGIFEEAGLPKGVFNLVNGLGEDAGDALVKHPDVPLISFTGESSTGQLIFGNAAPFLKGLSMELGGKSPAIVFADADLDTAIDATIFGVFSLNGERCTAGSRILVQREVYDEFVERYAAQAARVVVGAPHDPKTEVGALVHPEHYEKVMGYVELGKTEGRLVAGGGRPEGFPTGNYVAPTVFADVAPDARIFQEEIFGPVVAITPFDTEEEALALANDTKYGLAAYIWTNDLRRAHNFAQAVEAGMVWLNSNNVRDLRTPFGGVKASGLGHEGGYRSIDFYTDQQSVHITLGAPHNPTFGKA from the coding sequence ATGACCGACGCCCCCACCACCGCGTACGTGCCCGAGGGCCTGCCCGACCGCATCCGCCACTACATCGACGGCGAGTTCGTCGACTCGATCGACGGCGACACGTTCGAGGTGCTGAACCCCGTCACGAACGAGACCTACGTGCTCGCCGCCGCCGGCAAGCAGGCCGACGTCGAGCGTGCCGTGGCCGCCGCGCGCCGCGCGTTCACCGAGGGCCCGTGGCCGCGCATGCTGCCCCGCGAGCGCTCGCGCGTGCTGCACCGCATCGCCGACATCGTCGAGTCGCGCGACGCCCGCCTCGCCGAGCTCGAGTCGTTCGACTCGGGCCTGCCGATCACGCAGGCACTCGGCCAGGCACGACGGGCGGCCGAGAACTTCCGCTTCTTCGCCGACCTCATCGTGGCCCAGGCCGACGATGCCTTCAAGGTGCCCGGCAAGCAGATGAACTACGTCAACCGCAAGCCGATCGGCGTCGCCGGGCTGATCACGCCGTGGAACACGCCGTTCATGCTCGAGTCGTGGAAGCTCGGCCCCGCGCTCGCGACCGGCAACACCGTCGTGCTGAAGCCCGCCGAGTTCACGCCCCTGTCGGCGTCGCTCTGGGCAGGCATCTTCGAGGAGGCCGGGCTGCCGAAGGGCGTCTTCAACCTCGTCAACGGCCTCGGCGAAGACGCCGGCGACGCGCTCGTGAAGCACCCCGACGTGCCGCTCATCTCGTTCACCGGCGAGAGCTCGACCGGCCAGCTCATCTTCGGCAACGCCGCGCCGTTCCTCAAGGGCCTCTCGATGGAGCTCGGCGGCAAGAGCCCCGCGATCGTGTTCGCCGACGCCGACCTCGACACCGCGATCGACGCGACCATCTTCGGCGTGTTCTCGCTGAACGGCGAGCGCTGCACCGCAGGTTCGCGCATCCTCGTGCAGCGCGAGGTCTACGACGAGTTCGTCGAGCGCTACGCCGCGCAGGCCGCGCGCGTGGTCGTCGGCGCGCCGCACGACCCGAAGACCGAGGTCGGCGCACTCGTGCACCCCGAGCACTACGAGAAGGTCATGGGCTACGTCGAGCTCGGCAAGACCGAGGGCCGCCTCGTCGCCGGCGGCGGACGCCCCGAGGGCTTCCCGACCGGCAATTACGTCGCCCCCACGGTGTTCGCGGATGTCGCCCCCGACGCCCGCATCTTCCAGGAGGAGATCTTCGGGCCGGTCGTCGCGATCACCCCGTTCGACACCGAGGAGGAGGCGCTCGCCCTCGCGAACGACACGAAGTACGGCCTCGCCGCCTACATCTGGACGAACGACCTGCGTCGGGCCCACAACTTCGCGCAGGCCGTCGAGGCGGGCATGGTGTGGCTCAACTCGAACAACGTGCGCGACCTGCGCACGCCGTTCGGCGGCGTCAAGGCGTCGGGCCTCGGGCACGAGGGCGGCTACCGCTCGATCGACTTCTACACCGACCAGCAGAGCGTGCACATCACGCTCGGCGCCCCGCACAACCCGACCTTCGGCAAGGCGTGA
- a CDS encoding GntR family transcriptional regulator, with product MSAESKSQQAYRFIRERIDSGRYVPGYRLVLGQIAGELDMSVVPVREAIRRLEAEGLVTFERNVGAQVALLKETEYLHTMQTLALVEGAATALSAPTLRPDHLRRAREVNERMRQTLDDFDPVRFTELNLEFHAVLFEECPNPHILDLVHRGWSRMKALRDSSFSFVPGRAHESVAEHERILDLIADGADPLDIELCARAHRTATLDAVLAYQAEHKHPAPAGV from the coding sequence ATGAGCGCCGAGAGCAAGTCGCAGCAGGCGTACCGGTTCATCCGCGAGCGCATCGACAGCGGCCGCTACGTGCCGGGCTACCGTCTCGTGCTCGGCCAGATCGCGGGCGAGCTCGACATGAGCGTCGTTCCGGTGCGCGAGGCCATCCGCCGCCTCGAGGCCGAGGGACTCGTGACCTTCGAGCGCAACGTCGGCGCGCAGGTCGCGCTGCTGAAGGAGACCGAGTACCTGCACACCATGCAGACCCTCGCGCTCGTCGAGGGGGCGGCGACCGCGCTGTCGGCGCCCACGCTCAGGCCCGATCACCTCCGTCGCGCACGCGAGGTCAACGAGCGGATGCGCCAGACGCTCGACGATTTCGACCCGGTGCGCTTCACCGAGCTCAACCTCGAGTTCCACGCCGTCTTGTTCGAGGAGTGCCCCAACCCGCACATCCTCGACCTCGTGCACCGCGGCTGGAGCCGCATGAAGGCCCTGCGCGACTCGTCGTTCAGCTTCGTGCCGGGCCGCGCGCACGAGTCCGTCGCCGAGCACGAGCGCATCCTCGACCTGATCGCCGACGGTGCCGACCCGCTCGACATCGAGCTCTGCGCTCGCGCCCACCGCACCGCCACGCTCGACGCCGTGCTCGCCTACCAGGCCGAGCACAAGCATCCGGCGCCCGCGGGGGTCTGA
- a CDS encoding fumarylacetoacetate hydrolase family protein, with the protein MTTDATATTGAGPSTPGKIIAVHLNYPSRAAQRGRTPAQPSYFLKPASSLAGTGGTIDRPAGTELLAFEGEIALVIGEPARHVSPADGWRHVASVTAANDFGLYDLRAADKGSNVRNKGGDGFTPLGPTLIPANVAGEDGWRVRTWVNGTLVQEDTSDTLLFPFGRLVADLSQHLTLETGDVILTGTPAGSSVVVPGDVVEVEVDAPDAPGSPTSGRLVTTVTQGAVPFGDFGSKPAIDDAQRIEAWGSEAEHAAAVEAGLASPLDAAADARAGEPAASVSPLTDELRETIAGVAVATLSVALRKRGYHDIFIEGVHANHPGDRIVGIAKTLRFIPFRPDLFASHGGGFNAQKLAFDTVAPGEVLVVEARGERGTGTVGDVLALRAQVRGAAGIVTDGGVRDFEAVAGFEIPVFSQGPHPSVLGRRHVPWEVDVTIACGGAAVQPGDVIVGDGDGVIVIPPHLLAEVVAEAAAQEAEDAWVAEQVAAGASVDGLFPMNAAWRARYDAERGAR; encoded by the coding sequence CCTCAAGCCCGCGTCCTCGCTCGCCGGCACCGGCGGCACCATCGATCGCCCCGCCGGCACCGAGCTCCTCGCCTTCGAGGGCGAGATCGCCCTCGTCATCGGCGAACCGGCCCGGCACGTCTCCCCCGCCGACGGCTGGCGGCACGTCGCCTCGGTCACCGCCGCGAACGACTTCGGCCTCTACGACCTGCGCGCCGCCGACAAGGGCTCGAACGTGCGCAACAAGGGCGGCGACGGCTTCACCCCGCTCGGCCCGACGCTCATCCCCGCGAACGTCGCCGGCGAAGACGGCTGGCGCGTGCGCACCTGGGTCAACGGCACCCTCGTGCAGGAGGACACGAGCGACACGCTGCTCTTCCCGTTCGGACGCCTCGTCGCCGACCTCTCGCAGCACCTCACCCTCGAGACCGGCGACGTGATCCTCACCGGCACGCCCGCGGGTTCGAGCGTCGTCGTGCCCGGCGACGTCGTCGAGGTCGAGGTCGACGCCCCGGATGCCCCGGGCTCGCCCACGAGCGGGCGCCTCGTCACGACCGTGACGCAGGGCGCCGTGCCGTTCGGCGACTTCGGCTCGAAGCCGGCGATCGACGACGCGCAGCGCATCGAGGCCTGGGGCAGCGAGGCCGAGCACGCCGCGGCCGTCGAGGCCGGACTCGCGAGCCCGCTCGACGCGGCAGCGGATGCGCGGGCCGGCGAGCCCGCGGCATCCGTCTCCCCCCTCACCGACGAACTGCGCGAGACGATCGCCGGTGTGGCCGTCGCGACGCTCTCGGTCGCGCTCCGCAAGCGCGGTTACCACGACATCTTCATCGAGGGCGTGCACGCGAACCACCCCGGCGACCGCATCGTCGGAATCGCCAAGACCCTGCGCTTCATCCCGTTCCGGCCCGACCTGTTCGCGTCGCACGGCGGCGGGTTCAACGCGCAGAAGCTCGCGTTCGACACGGTCGCGCCCGGCGAGGTGCTCGTGGTCGAGGCCCGCGGCGAGCGCGGCACCGGAACCGTGGGCGACGTGCTCGCCCTGCGCGCGCAGGTGCGCGGAGCGGCCGGCATCGTGACCGACGGCGGCGTGCGCGACTTCGAGGCCGTCGCCGGGTTCGAGATCCCCGTGTTCTCGCAGGGCCCGCACCCGAGCGTGCTCGGCCGGCGCCACGTGCCGTGGGAGGTCGACGTCACGATCGCCTGCGGCGGCGCGGCCGTGCAGCCGGGCGACGTCATCGTGGGCGACGGCGACGGCGTCATCGTGATCCCGCCGCACCTGCTCGCCGAGGTCGTGGCCGAGGCCGCCGCACAGGAGGCCGAAGACGCGTGGGTCGCCGAGCAGGTCGCCGCCGGGGCATCCGTCGACGGGCTGTTCCCGATGAACGCCGCCTGGCGCGCGCGGTACGACGCCGAGCGGGGCGCCCGATGA